In Candidatus Binataceae bacterium, the following are encoded in one genomic region:
- a CDS encoding phosphoribosyl-ATP diphosphatase, whose protein sequence is MSRFTLHDLVTIIDARAASGGEASYTRKLLDKGPEHCAKKFGEEAVETVIAGIGNDRDHLVAESADVLFHLLVLLKSRGVKLEEVEAKLAQRTGMSGLEEKAARKRD, encoded by the coding sequence ATGTCGCGTTTCACGCTCCATGACCTCGTTACGATTATCGATGCCCGTGCGGCGTCGGGCGGAGAGGCGTCCTATACTCGCAAACTCCTGGACAAGGGGCCGGAGCATTGTGCCAAGAAGTTCGGCGAGGAGGCGGTGGAAACCGTCATCGCCGGGATTGGGAATGACCGCGACCATCTCGTCGCCGAAAGCGCCGACGTGCTGTTTCACTTGCTGGTGCTTTTGAAATCACGCGGCGTGAAGCTTGAGGAAGTCGAGGCAAAATTGGCGCAGCGTACCGGCATGTCCGGACTTGAGGAAAAGGCGGCGCGCAAGCGCGACTAG